The following proteins are co-located in the Massilia litorea genome:
- a CDS encoding NAD(P)H-dependent flavin oxidoreductase yields MTLPTVLQNLSLPVIASPMFIASGPALVAAQCKAGIVGSFPALNARPAELLDTWLTDLQKELADYQAAHPDRKVGPIAVNQIVHASNARLEHDVEVCVKHQVPIIISSLRAPPKEMLDAVHSYGGIVLHDVVSIRHAQKALEAGVDGLILVAAGAGGHAGALSPFALVGEVRKFFDGPLALSGSIATGDAILAAQAMGADFAYIGSRWLATKESNVSDDYRDAIVESSAADVVYTNLFTGVHGNYLKKSIVNAGLDPDALPESDKSKMSFGDGSSKAKAWRDIWGAGQGVGLMNDVPTVAEMVERLTREYNAARARLALR; encoded by the coding sequence ATGACGCTGCCAACCGTACTGCAAAACCTCTCCTTACCCGTCATCGCCTCGCCGATGTTCATCGCCAGCGGTCCCGCCCTGGTCGCGGCGCAGTGCAAGGCGGGGATCGTCGGTTCCTTCCCGGCCCTGAACGCCCGTCCGGCCGAGCTGCTCGACACCTGGCTGACCGATTTACAGAAAGAGCTGGCCGACTACCAGGCCGCCCATCCGGATCGTAAAGTCGGCCCGATCGCCGTCAACCAGATCGTCCACGCCTCCAACGCCCGCCTCGAGCACGATGTCGAAGTCTGTGTCAAACACCAGGTGCCGATCATCATCTCGTCCCTGCGCGCGCCGCCGAAAGAGATGCTCGATGCCGTACACAGCTATGGCGGCATCGTGCTGCATGACGTGGTCTCGATCCGCCATGCGCAGAAGGCGCTCGAAGCCGGTGTCGACGGCCTGATCCTGGTCGCGGCCGGCGCCGGCGGCCATGCGGGCGCGCTGTCGCCGTTCGCGCTGGTGGGAGAAGTGCGTAAATTCTTCGACGGCCCCCTGGCCCTGTCCGGCTCGATCGCCACCGGCGACGCCATCCTGGCGGCGCAGGCGATGGGCGCCGATTTCGCGTATATCGGCTCGCGCTGGCTGGCAACCAAGGAATCGAACGTCAGCGACGACTACCGCGACGCCATCGTCGAATCGAGCGCGGCCGACGTGGTGTACACGAATTTGTTCACTGGCGTGCACGGCAATTACCTGAAAAAATCGATCGTCAATGCCGGGCTCGATCCAGACGCGCTGCCGGAATCGGACAAGAGCAAGATGAGCTTTGGCGACGGCAGCTCGAAAGCGAAAGCCTGGCGCGACATCTGGGGCGCCGGACAAGGCGTCGGCCTGATGAACGACGTGCCGACGGTGGCCGAGATGGTTGAGCGGCTGACACGCGAATACAACGCGGCGCGCGCGCGCCTGGCGCTGCGCTGA
- a CDS encoding hypoxanthine-guanine phosphoribosyltransferase produces the protein MQDFHVTRAQALLEHAQEIVTPSQVQAAVGQVADVLNERFKAPGAGFPLVLGVMGGAVVFTGTLLPQLDFPLEFDYIHVSRYGDDDRGGQVVWKVIPRQNVAGRTIVVLDDILDEGETLAHVKQRLLDMGAAEVIIAVFADKDIGRNKPIVADIVGLTLPNAFVVGFGMDVYGYWRNLPGLWAISPQDLKPAEPELEYPVPDAKAS, from the coding sequence ATGCAAGATTTTCATGTTACACGCGCCCAAGCCCTGCTTGAACATGCGCAAGAGATCGTTACCCCGAGCCAGGTGCAGGCTGCGGTCGGCCAGGTGGCCGACGTGCTCAACGAGCGTTTTAAAGCGCCAGGTGCCGGCTTCCCGCTGGTGCTGGGGGTAATGGGCGGCGCCGTCGTGTTCACGGGCACCCTGCTGCCCCAGCTCGACTTCCCGCTCGAATTCGACTACATCCACGTCAGCCGCTACGGCGACGACGACCGCGGCGGACAAGTGGTGTGGAAAGTGATCCCGCGCCAGAACGTGGCCGGACGCACGATCGTCGTGCTCGACGACATCCTGGACGAAGGAGAGACGCTGGCGCACGTCAAACAGCGCCTGCTCGACATGGGCGCGGCCGAGGTCATCATCGCCGTGTTCGCGGACAAGGACATCGGACGCAATAAACCGATCGTGGCCGATATTGTCGGCCTGACGCTGCCGAACGCCTTCGTGGTCGGTTTCGGCATGGACGTCTACGGTTACTGGCGCAACCTGCCCGGGCTGTGGGCCATTTCGCCACAGGATTTGAAACCGGCGGAGCCGGAGCTGGAGTATCCGGTGCCGGATGCGAAAGCGTCCTGA
- a CDS encoding phenylacetate--CoA ligase family protein, which produces MTSNPLDALETRAPEERERALLARLPGLIARAQQAPGWARILDGVDPGAITSRAALAALPVTRKSDLKALQEERPPFGGLAATPTAELAHVFMSPGPIFDPEGRGQDWWRFARPLFAAGVRAGGLLQNCFSYHFTPAAFMVESGASRIGCSVIPAGTGQTEMQVQAMAALRPDTYVGTPSFLRIIIEKARETGADIGSVRHALLGAEALPESLRSWFREQGVPHVFQTYASADIGSIAYETATDGVLDPGMVLDEEVLLEIVRPGSGEPVAPGDIGEVVVTLFNPDYPLIRFATGDLSALLVEERRGVRTNSRIRGWLGRADQTTKVRAMFVHASQVQNIVRRHPAILKARLVVSGQMANDVMTLQCEVERRPDPALAAAIGASIREVTKLRGEVAFVAPGALPEDGKLIEDARDYS; this is translated from the coding sequence ATGACGAGCAACCCTCTCGATGCGCTGGAAACGCGCGCGCCCGAAGAACGCGAACGTGCGCTGCTGGCGCGCCTGCCAGGCCTGATCGCGCGCGCGCAACAGGCCCCGGGCTGGGCCAGGATCCTGGACGGCGTCGACCCCGGCGCCATCACCAGCCGCGCGGCGCTGGCGGCGCTGCCGGTGACGCGCAAATCCGATTTAAAGGCGCTGCAGGAGGAGAGGCCGCCTTTCGGTGGCCTGGCCGCGACGCCGACGGCCGAACTGGCGCACGTGTTCATGTCGCCCGGCCCGATCTTCGACCCCGAAGGGCGCGGCCAGGACTGGTGGCGCTTCGCGCGGCCCCTGTTTGCGGCCGGCGTGCGCGCCGGCGGGCTGCTGCAGAACTGTTTCAGTTACCACTTCACGCCGGCCGCCTTCATGGTCGAAAGCGGCGCTTCCCGCATCGGCTGCAGCGTGATCCCGGCCGGTACCGGACAGACCGAAATGCAGGTGCAGGCGATGGCGGCATTGCGCCCGGATACCTATGTCGGCACCCCCTCGTTTTTGCGCATCATCATCGAAAAGGCGCGCGAAACCGGCGCCGACATCGGCAGCGTGCGGCACGCTCTGCTCGGCGCCGAGGCGCTGCCGGAGTCCCTGCGCAGCTGGTTCCGCGAACAGGGCGTGCCGCACGTGTTCCAGACCTATGCCTCGGCCGACATCGGCAGCATCGCCTATGAAACCGCCACCGACGGCGTGCTCGATCCGGGCATGGTGCTCGACGAAGAGGTGCTGCTGGAAATCGTGCGGCCCGGCAGCGGCGAGCCGGTGGCGCCCGGCGACATCGGCGAAGTCGTCGTCACCCTGTTCAATCCCGACTATCCGCTGATCCGTTTCGCCACCGGCGATTTGTCGGCACTGCTGGTGGAAGAGAGGCGCGGCGTACGCACCAACAGCCGCATCCGCGGCTGGCTCGGCCGCGCGGACCAGACCACCAAGGTCCGTGCCATGTTCGTGCACGCCTCGCAGGTGCAGAATATCGTGCGCCGCCATCCCGCCATTCTGAAGGCGCGGCTGGTGGTGTCGGGGCAGATGGCCAACGATGTGATGACGCTGCAGTGCGAAGTGGAGAGGCGGCCCGATCCCGCGCTGGCCGCGGCCATCGGCGCCTCGATACGCGAAGTCACCAAGCTGCGCGGCGAAGTTGCCTTTGTTGCGCCGGGCGCGCTGCCGGAGGACGGCAAGCTGATCGAGGATGCGCGCGACTACAGCTAG
- a CDS encoding ABC transporter ATP-binding protein: MTSTSAPYLSVNNIEVIYDHVILVLKGVSLQVPKGKIVALLGANGAGKSTTLKTISTLLRGERGDVTKGEVRFQGERIDQLTPNELVRRGLSQVMEGRHCFGHLTIEENLLTGAYTRNIGRGELKAALESVYHYFPRLKERRSSQAGYTSGGEQQMCAIGRALMANPSMILLDEPSMGIAPQIVDEIFGIVKDLNEKEGVSFLLAEQNTNVALRYADFGYILENGRVVMEGAAQDLANNEDVKEFYLGVSGAGRKSFRDMKFYRRRKRWLA; encoded by the coding sequence ATGACCAGCACCAGCGCGCCCTACCTGTCCGTCAACAACATCGAAGTCATTTACGACCACGTGATCCTGGTTTTGAAGGGGGTGTCGCTGCAGGTCCCGAAGGGGAAGATCGTGGCCCTGCTGGGCGCGAACGGCGCCGGCAAGTCGACCACCCTGAAAACCATCTCGACCCTGCTGCGCGGCGAGCGCGGCGACGTCACCAAGGGAGAGGTGCGCTTCCAGGGCGAGCGCATCGACCAATTGACGCCGAACGAGTTAGTCAGGCGCGGCCTGTCGCAGGTGATGGAGGGACGTCACTGCTTCGGCCACCTCACGATCGAAGAAAATTTACTGACGGGCGCCTATACCCGGAACATCGGGCGCGGCGAACTGAAAGCCGCGCTCGAATCGGTGTACCACTATTTTCCGCGTTTGAAAGAAAGACGGAGCAGCCAGGCCGGGTATACCTCGGGCGGCGAGCAGCAGATGTGCGCGATCGGGCGCGCCTTGATGGCGAACCCCTCGATGATCCTGCTCGACGAACCGTCGATGGGCATCGCGCCGCAGATCGTCGACGAGATCTTCGGCATCGTGAAAGATTTAAATGAAAAGGAAGGCGTCTCCTTCCTGCTGGCCGAGCAGAACACCAACGTCGCCCTGCGCTACGCCGATTTCGGCTACATCCTCGAGAACGGGCGCGTGGTGATGGAAGGCGCGGCGCAGGACCTGGCCAACAACGAGGACGTCAAGGAATTTTATCTGGGCGTGTCCGGCGCCGGCCGTAAAAGTTTCAGGGACATGAAGTTTTACCGACGCCGCAAACGCTGGCTGGCCTGA
- a CDS encoding ABC transporter substrate-binding protein produces the protein MKLMKSIVFAAALMGAGGQVLAADQFVALPSYRVGPYGAGGSGFYGGMIDYFNLVNANGGINGVKMTWEECETEYNASRGVECYERMKTKNGGATLVDPLSTGIAYGIVDRVATDKIPMTMLGYGRSDAANGKVFPYVFPLITSYWNQAAAMIKYLADKNGGYPKLKGKKIVYLYHDSAFGKEAMPVLDAQAAQYGFELIKIAVAPPGSEQQSQWLQIRQAKPDHVILWGWGVMNSVAIKTAQRNGFPREKILGVWWAGSEEDTIPSGEAAKGYTSMTFNTPGNYPLIDEIRKKVYAAGKGNLADQGRIGSVYHMRGVTLGVLWVEAIRTAQEKFGKGKTMTGEQVRWGLENLNVDAARQKALGAFGMFPTVKTSCEDHEGSGAVKVQQWDGKKWVAITPNWVVGDKALTRKLLEESSLAYAKEKNITPACMQ, from the coding sequence ATGAAACTCATGAAATCGATCGTGTTCGCCGCAGCCCTGATGGGCGCGGGCGGCCAGGTGCTGGCGGCCGACCAGTTCGTCGCCCTGCCCTCGTATCGCGTCGGCCCTTACGGTGCCGGCGGTTCCGGCTTCTACGGCGGCATGATCGACTATTTTAATTTGGTCAATGCGAACGGCGGCATCAACGGCGTCAAGATGACCTGGGAAGAGTGCGAGACCGAATACAACGCCTCGCGCGGCGTCGAGTGCTACGAGCGCATGAAAACGAAGAACGGCGGCGCCACCCTGGTCGACCCGCTCTCGACCGGCATCGCCTACGGCATCGTCGACCGCGTCGCGACCGATAAAATCCCGATGACCATGCTCGGCTACGGCCGCTCGGACGCGGCCAACGGCAAAGTTTTTCCGTACGTGTTCCCCTTGATCACCAGCTACTGGAACCAGGCCGCCGCGATGATCAAGTACCTGGCCGACAAGAACGGCGGCTATCCCAAGCTGAAAGGCAAAAAGATCGTCTACCTGTACCACGACTCGGCTTTCGGCAAGGAAGCGATGCCGGTGCTCGATGCCCAGGCTGCGCAATACGGGTTCGAGTTGATCAAAATTGCGGTGGCGCCGCCGGGCAGCGAGCAGCAATCGCAATGGCTGCAGATCCGCCAGGCGAAACCGGACCATGTGATCCTGTGGGGCTGGGGCGTGATGAATTCGGTGGCGATCAAAACCGCACAGAGGAACGGCTTCCCGCGCGAGAAAATCCTCGGCGTCTGGTGGGCCGGTTCGGAAGAAGACACGATCCCGTCGGGCGAAGCGGCCAAGGGCTATACCTCGATGACGTTTAATACGCCGGGCAATTACCCGCTGATCGACGAGATCCGCAAGAAAGTCTACGCCGCCGGCAAGGGCAACCTGGCCGACCAGGGCCGCATCGGCTCCGTCTATCACATGCGCGGCGTGACCCTGGGCGTGCTCTGGGTCGAGGCGATCCGCACCGCGCAGGAGAAATTCGGCAAGGGTAAAACCATGACCGGCGAGCAGGTGCGCTGGGGCCTGGAAAACCTGAACGTCGATGCGGCACGCCAGAAAGCCCTCGGCGCCTTCGGCATGTTCCCGACCGTGAAGACCAGCTGCGAGGACCACGAGGGTTCCGGGGCTGTGAAAGTCCAGCAGTGGGATGGCAAGAAGTGGGTCGCGATCACGCCGAACTGGGTGGTCGGCGACAAGGCGTTGACCCGCAAACTGCTGGAAGAGTCGTCGCTGGCCTATGCCAAGGAAAAGAACATCACGCCTGCCTGCATGCAGTAA